Proteins co-encoded in one Pyxidicoccus xibeiensis genomic window:
- a CDS encoding DUF1338 domain-containing protein produces the protein MTTAHATRLLELLWERYAAEVPYARTFVQLSGGSFRNDHVALRSLARPGGGIALFSRPFERLGWKAAGAYTFPDAHLSAIYMSHPAGLPRVFISELKSEELSPRARELLSTLPMDPPPPSHEDVDALAAWFSPPPPPDEAALLELEKESQYGAWLLAFGRKVNHFTGSVDDVEVWQRRMREAGVPMKADIEGAAGTSLRQTATHAAPLPVALKGGGTRAWPYAYFEIAQRTADFDGFLGPQARALFDMTKRGG, from the coding sequence ATGACGACCGCCCACGCCACCCGTCTCCTCGAGTTGCTCTGGGAGCGCTACGCCGCGGAGGTGCCCTACGCGCGCACCTTCGTGCAGCTCTCCGGAGGCAGCTTCCGCAATGACCACGTCGCGCTGCGCTCCCTGGCGCGGCCCGGTGGTGGCATCGCCCTGTTCTCCCGGCCCTTCGAGCGGCTCGGCTGGAAGGCCGCGGGCGCGTACACCTTCCCGGACGCGCACCTGTCCGCCATCTACATGTCCCATCCCGCCGGGCTGCCGCGCGTCTTCATCTCCGAGCTGAAGTCCGAGGAGCTGTCCCCGCGCGCCCGCGAGCTGCTCTCCACGCTGCCCATGGACCCGCCCCCGCCCTCGCACGAAGACGTGGACGCGCTGGCCGCGTGGTTCTCCCCGCCGCCTCCGCCGGACGAGGCCGCGCTGCTGGAACTGGAGAAGGAGTCCCAGTACGGCGCGTGGCTGCTGGCCTTCGGCCGGAAGGTGAACCACTTCACCGGCTCCGTGGACGACGTGGAGGTGTGGCAGCGGCGCATGCGCGAGGCGGGCGTGCCCATGAAGGCGGACATCGAGGGCGCGGCCGGGACGTCGCTGCGGCAGACGGCCACCCACGCCGCGCCGCTGCCGGTGGCGCTCAAGGGCGGCGGCACGCGCGCGTGGCCCTATGCGTACTTCGAGATTGCGCAGCGCACCGCGGACTTCGACGGCTTCCTCGGGCCGCAGGCGCGCGCGCTCTTCGACATGACGAAGCGGGGTGGCTAG
- a CDS encoding GNAT family N-acetyltransferase, whose protein sequence is MLGATVPVSLRPATASDEAFLFALYASTREGELAMWGWAPAQRDAFLRMQWLAQTRDQALRYAGADHQVVLVDGQPVGRLLVARDATQWRLVDIALLPASRGAGVGTKLVGDLQDATASARVPLKLRVLRDNPARALYTRLGFRPDAAEPSGEGEPYLAMEWVPTPRGS, encoded by the coding sequence ATGCTCGGCGCCACCGTGCCCGTCTCGCTGCGCCCCGCCACCGCCTCGGACGAGGCCTTCCTGTTCGCCCTGTACGCCAGCACCCGGGAGGGCGAGCTGGCCATGTGGGGCTGGGCTCCGGCGCAGCGGGACGCCTTCCTGCGCATGCAGTGGCTGGCCCAGACGCGCGACCAGGCCCTGCGGTACGCCGGGGCGGACCACCAGGTGGTGCTGGTGGATGGGCAGCCCGTGGGCCGGCTGCTGGTGGCGCGGGATGCGACGCAGTGGCGCCTCGTGGACATCGCCCTGCTGCCGGCGAGCCGGGGCGCGGGGGTGGGGACGAAGCTGGTGGGCGACCTGCAGGACGCGACGGCGAGCGCGCGGGTGCCGCTCAAGCTGCGCGTGCTGCGGGACAACCCGGCGCGCGCGCTGTACACCCGGCTCGGCTTCCGGCCGGATGCGGCGGAGCCCTCGGGGGAGGGGGAGCCGTACCTGGCCATGGAGTGGGTGCCCACGCCGCGCGGGAGCTGA
- a CDS encoding DUF7151 family protein, whose protein sequence is MRTTAEAAGANCETGGVKLETGVDEDRDDTLDDEEVDESLTRYVCNGEQGMQGPAGPTGAQGAQGEQGPQGLRGEQGVAGPTGERGPQGIQGEVGATGPQGPAGPQGPQGARGDTGATGPQGDTGPQGPAGPQGQTGSQGPQGPQGPQGPQGQSGLNALVLTASEAAGANCATGGVRLQAGIDANRNGTLDAGEIDAALTRYVCNGAQGPTGSQGPQGPQGLRGDTGPQGAAGLNSVAATAAEPAGANCATGGARLQFGTDSNGNGTLDAGEVNAALTRYVCNGAQGPQGIQGPAGATGATGATGATGPQGPQGPQGPQGPQGSTGVFGDGSGGALIISTPTDLTTLAGYNSLAGRQHMQFTDVTINSSLVVPSGTVIRATGNVTINSTGSVIVATSAEDTGAGPAESGVGRAPAGEPQAGRGLSPLQAAHLRQPGVNGGGAGAKQSGVGGGAGGGSLVILAAGNFRVVAGGSINAMGDNGGALSNTPGAGGGGGGVIVAVGKTSITVNGALRAVGGRGGNGDNAGGAGKGGGGGGGGGIIHLLSSSSPAVTGTIDVSSGAAGVTANPTGASQAITGGGGGGACGGNGGDGGAGSLTAPQAPQAGAAGYDLRTVVPSPENLFL, encoded by the coding sequence GTGCGCACCACCGCGGAGGCCGCGGGGGCGAACTGCGAGACGGGCGGCGTGAAACTGGAGACGGGCGTCGACGAGGACCGCGACGACACGCTGGACGACGAGGAGGTCGATGAGTCGCTGACGCGCTACGTGTGCAACGGCGAGCAGGGCATGCAGGGCCCCGCCGGCCCCACCGGCGCGCAGGGTGCGCAGGGTGAGCAGGGGCCCCAGGGTCTGCGCGGCGAGCAGGGCGTCGCGGGTCCGACGGGCGAGCGTGGGCCGCAGGGCATCCAGGGTGAGGTGGGCGCCACCGGTCCTCAGGGGCCTGCCGGTCCCCAGGGCCCGCAGGGGGCTCGCGGTGATACGGGTGCCACCGGTCCTCAGGGTGACACCGGTCCGCAGGGGCCTGCCGGTCCCCAGGGGCAGACGGGCTCGCAGGGTCCCCAGGGTCCCCAGGGTCCCCAGGGTCCCCAGGGCCAGTCGGGGCTGAATGCGCTGGTGCTCACGGCGTCGGAGGCGGCGGGCGCCAACTGCGCGACCGGCGGCGTGCGGCTGCAGGCGGGCATCGATGCGAACCGCAATGGCACGCTGGACGCGGGGGAAATCGACGCCGCGCTGACGCGCTACGTGTGCAACGGCGCGCAGGGTCCCACCGGTTCGCAGGGTCCGCAGGGTCCGCAGGGCCTGCGCGGCGATACGGGTCCGCAGGGCGCGGCCGGTCTCAACTCGGTGGCGGCGACCGCCGCCGAGCCCGCGGGCGCCAACTGCGCCACGGGTGGCGCGCGGCTCCAGTTCGGCACGGATTCCAACGGCAACGGCACGTTGGACGCGGGTGAGGTCAACGCCGCGCTGACGCGCTACGTGTGCAACGGCGCGCAGGGACCGCAGGGCATCCAGGGGCCCGCCGGTGCCACGGGCGCCACGGGCGCGACGGGTGCCACCGGTCCCCAGGGGCCGCAGGGTCCTCAGGGCCCGCAGGGTCCCCAGGGCTCGACGGGTGTGTTCGGTGATGGTTCGGGCGGCGCGCTCATCATCAGCACCCCGACCGACCTCACCACCCTGGCGGGCTACAACTCGCTCGCCGGCAGGCAGCACATGCAGTTCACCGACGTCACCATCAACAGCAGCCTCGTTGTCCCGAGCGGCACGGTCATCCGGGCCACGGGGAACGTCACCATCAACTCCACGGGCAGCGTCATCGTGGCGACGAGCGCCGAGGACACTGGCGCCGGTCCCGCGGAGTCGGGCGTGGGGCGCGCTCCGGCGGGTGAGCCCCAGGCCGGGCGTGGGCTCAGCCCGCTCCAGGCGGCTCATCTCAGGCAGCCTGGCGTCAACGGTGGCGGCGCGGGTGCCAAGCAGAGTGGCGTGGGGGGGGGCGCGGGCGGCGGCTCGCTGGTCATCCTCGCGGCGGGCAACTTCCGCGTGGTTGCGGGCGGCAGCATCAACGCCATGGGCGACAACGGTGGCGCGCTGAGCAACACCCCCGGCGCGGGTGGCGGTGGTGGCGGTGTCATCGTCGCCGTGGGCAAGACCTCCATCACCGTGAACGGCGCCCTCCGGGCCGTCGGTGGTCGGGGGGGGAACGGCGACAACGCGGGCGGCGCGGGCAAGGGCGGTGGCGGTGGCGGTGGCGGTGGCATCATCCACCTGCTGTCGTCCTCCTCTCCCGCGGTGACGGGCACCATTGACGTGAGTTCGGGGGCCGCGGGCGTGACGGCGAACCCCACGGGCGCCAGCCAGGCCATCACGGGCGGCGGCGGCGGCGGCGCGTGCGGTGGCAACGGCGGCGACGGCGGTGCAGGCAGTCTCACTGCGCCCCAGGCGCCGCAGGCGGGCGCGGCCGGGTACGACCTCCGGACGGTGGTGCCCTCGCCGGAGAACCTGTTCCTCTAG
- a CDS encoding phage tail protein yields MSEPFIGQIMMFAGNFPPRGWQFCQGQILSIAQNTALFSILGTTYGGNGQTTFALPDLRGRYPMQPGQGPGLSPRTLGEQGGSETVTLISTQMPAHNHTLNVSSQNGDTETPVGTVLAADSSATITNYRAAPIDGTMNPASIGVAGGSQPHNNMSPYTCINFIIAMEGIYPSRN; encoded by the coding sequence GTGTCCGAGCCCTTCATCGGTCAGATCATGATGTTCGCAGGCAACTTCCCCCCTCGCGGCTGGCAGTTCTGCCAGGGGCAGATCCTCTCCATCGCGCAGAACACGGCCCTCTTCTCCATCCTGGGCACGACGTACGGCGGCAACGGGCAGACCACGTTCGCGCTGCCGGACCTGCGCGGCCGCTATCCCATGCAGCCCGGCCAGGGCCCGGGCCTGTCCCCGCGGACTCTGGGTGAGCAGGGCGGCTCGGAGACGGTGACGCTGATCTCGACGCAGATGCCGGCGCACAACCACACCCTCAACGTCAGCAGCCAGAACGGCGACACGGAGACGCCGGTCGGCACCGTGCTGGCGGCGGACTCCAGCGCGACCATCACCAACTACCGGGCCGCGCCCATCGACGGCACCATGAACCCGGCCTCGATTGGCGTCGCCGGTGGCAGCCAGCCCCACAACAACATGTCGCCCTACACCTGCATCAACTTCATCATCGCGATGGAAGGCATCTACCCGTCCCGTAACTAG